From the genome of Uranotaenia lowii strain MFRU-FL chromosome 1, ASM2978415v1, whole genome shotgun sequence, one region includes:
- the LOC129738105 gene encoding uncharacterized protein LOC129738105: MIDDRLIFTSHVDYVCKRAAVATAALTRMSSSSAFRTAAGRQALRRLCNLQRLSSVQRLMNLRVISEYRTISTEAANVVAGVMPISVLLEEDVYCYDNKDAPNVRDLAYEDSMSNWL, from the exons atgatcgacgacaggCTCATTTTCACGAGTCATGTTGATTACGTGTGTAAGAGAGCGGCagtggccacggccgcactcacacggatgTCGAGCTCCTCGGCATTTCGAA CGGCGGCCGGAAGACAAGCCCTGAGAAGACTGTGTAACCTGCagagacttagcagcgttcagcggctgatgaacctgcgggttatcagtgaATACCGGACCATCTCGACCGAAGCCGCCAACGTAGTGGCGGGCGTCATGCCCATATCGGTTTTGTTAGAGGAGGATGTCTACTGTTACGACAATAAAGACGCGCCCAACGTACGAGATCTCGCctatgaggactcgatgtccaactggctgTAG